From the genome of Capsicum annuum cultivar UCD-10X-F1 chromosome 4, UCD10Xv1.1, whole genome shotgun sequence:
TTGCTTTCCTTATAGCCCATTGCAGGACCTCTTGGATCATTTTGACCAGCCAAACGTTTGGGCTTGGAAGCCCATTAATAATCGCGGTTTGCCCAAGTTTTAGCCTGCTCTGTCCATAATCACCTTGCTTTCCTTATAGCCCATTGAAGGACCTCTTGGATCATTTTGACCAGCCAAACGTTTGGGCTTGGAAGCCCATTAATACTCCTTACCGCGATCGAAAATACCCGACGACACCAATCCGATCTCTACGCAAGTGGGTATAAATATTTTGTTAGCTCTATTTAAGTGAGgaattcttttcccttttttgttgGATTGGgaccatttcttttttttttccctctttgtttcttctttattaaatagatattttttGGGCCGGTGGGTATCTCATATCATCGGTCACATGATTGAAGACCAGAGCAATGGATTGACACACAAATAGCTGACATCTGGCACCACCTGCAAGTTGCGAAAAAAATTAGCTGTAAAAGTAGCTGACAAGAAACGAGAAGGCTCATCATCTCAGTGATAAACGGGTCACACTTAACAGAGACAACTATCCACAAAGCTGTTTTTACAAGCCAATTAAAAACTATTCCCCCATAAAAGGCAAAGCGTccttttaaaattaaagaaaaaaaggcgGAAAACGAGAATTCTATCATCACCTACTACTATTGTAGAACTAGCACGAGATTTTTCCTTCAGCtttcccccaattcaaattcCCCTCCAAACACATGAAGATCACTCGTAACTGTCATTTGAATCACTAGGCAACGGCTAGTGCAACCAAAGCAAGAGCGCCAATATTTACTAACCACCTTTTGAACATTTGTATACCCATCCATCTTCCTAGACCTGAATTTCCCACCAAAACAAGTGTTATTATCAAAGTAAAGAACTACCACCAGTCTTAAAAACAAATCTACTTCTCAAGTTCAATCATCTCTTTCATCAAACCCACCACAGATAAAGTTGCTAACGGTGCTTGGATGACTTTGTACGctcttcatcatcatcctcaccaccatcatcatcctcatcatcTCGCTTCCTCTTCTGAGAGGAGGATGGAAGCAGCTCCTGAACTTCACTATAATCATCCTCTTCATCTTCAAGATCTTCCTCCAAATCCGGATCTTCATCCCCATTTACAGGCTCCACATCACTGCCATCAGCATCATCTACTTCAACATGACCAACTGGTTGAACAAGGTAGCCATTGCCATTATCTTCTTCCTGTCATTTATAAGAAAATCAGTAAGCTCTCTATCTACCACTGCAAAATCCGCAAGACAATTTTTGACagaaaaagatgatgataatcCCAACTAAACCACAAAGCAATTTTCCAAGAGACAAAGAAAGCTACAGGATTACAGAAACACCTAGGAAAAGTAGAATATCCATTCATACATGCCAACGAAAATTGAGCCACGGAATCACAGATAAAAGATCTTACAGCAGCaagcaaaaaacaaaaagaaccaATATAGCACAAAAGCAGAAAGGAACACAAGCAGTGGATTCAACAGGGTAAAATTACCCATATACTTCAGCAATGAAATTTGACAGTCCCCCGCCAGAAAAGGAACACAACATATAATAGGGCATGGAAGTGGAGAACAAGAAAGTGAATTTTAACTTGGaataattatttgattaaaaaaggTCGCAAATCGACACCAGTTAACTATCTTTAAAAACCAAGAACTCAGAAGCAAAAAGCAGCAGATTCAACAAGGTAAAGATTCCCCATACTTTTGCAATTGACAGTCATCTtcgggaaaaaaataaagaaaaggttaTGATGGCAGGAAAgcagaaaatcaaaagaaatacaGTGTCAGAGCTGTCATTAAAGAGAACATCAACTTTAAAACCAACAAAAAGATGAAAGGCCTGATAAAAACACCATGAACCCTAACCACTTTTCTATAAGTAACAGATACTATACTACCTTGAgccaagagaaaaaacaaaaaagggagGTAAAAAAAGAGGTTCAAGGAAGTTCTTTCAGGAGAAGCTCAAGAGGAACCACCACAGATCACAGAAAACAACATTATATTCCAAAATGTGGAAATCAAGAGACCATGCATAAAATAGCAAGTCATTCAGGAAGATACAGAAAATCATCCAAATTTTTTCCTCTTTGAGAGCTAGTATATGCTCCTCTACTATAATTGCAagcaaaaaaaccaaaaaaaaaaaatagatcctCAGAACTCTCACCCAACAGAAAACAATCCACTGCAACGTTCTTCGAGATACTGATGCATAATATTTGGGTCAGAAAAACTAAATATGGTTCAATCTCAGGCAAAATCAGAGTTACCACAGATATTAGACAGGCTGCGCAGAATATTATCATATGAATAGAGGAAGAGCAGGTAGATAAAGCTGCAAGTATCATATAGATTATCAAACCACCATCATTCGACAAACTTCTTACGAGCTTTGCTTTATCTGTTAAATGTTTCTCCACAGTTTTACATAAAACTCGGTTAGGTACCTGCATCAGATATTTTGTACAATACACAGCTTCAAGCAGAATATATATTACATCCACAACACCGCTTCAAGCAGATCACATAATACAGCTTCAAGCAGAATATATATTACACACCAACTTGATCTAATAAATCAGCTTGGTTTCTAAGGCAACAGAATCAATCTGTGCACCGAACTTCCATGTTTGGAGTAGCCTGAAGTTACTACCTGGGGCAAATCTGATACTATTACAAAGACTTCCAACAACAATATTTCCAACATTACAGGTATTTCCAAAAACAATCAATTTAAAGATCAAATCAATTAATGGCTACAAAGCTCCAACAATATAAGAATTCTAACAACACTCTAGCATCAATAAGCAAATTGACCATGCAAATTGCAGAAacacacactatatatacatatttcaTAAAACTAATAATAAGAAACATTAGAGtaaaaacaaaccaaacaaattaTGACATATCAAACATAAAAACGAAAAAACAAATAACCAACTAAAAAAGGAGAGATTTTCACCTCATCTTCAGCATCCTCATCATCATCGAAATTGCCATCCTCCTCGACACCTTGCTCCTCCTCTCCAGTCTCCCCATCATCATCCTCATCAGAATCATCTTCCCCATGTTCATGTCCATCAATCTCACCTTCTGTGCTATTCAACCTCCCCGTACTTTCTGGCTCTGCCGTATCcccatcatcattatcaacttCCTCTTCATCCTCTTCGTCGTCGTCATCCTCATCATCTTCCACACCATCCTCTTCCTCGTCCTCATCACTGTcttctatctcatgaacctccACAACATCATCTTCATCTCCCTCTTCATCTATCTCCTCCACAAAATCCTCATCTTcatcatcctcatcctcatcctcatcctcGTCATCATCATCCTCTCCATCAGAACCTGCCTCTCCTACTCGAAAACCATTTGAATGACTCGAACCCTCCCCTTTCGACCCATTACTCCCTCTAGTTATCTCCGTCTCCTCCTCATCAGCATCACTCTCATCCTCATCCACATCAACAACTCCTTCACTCTCAACCCTATGTCCATTCTCCCTCCTAATCGGCCTATCCTCACCGTCAACTTCCCCACTCCCTGGATCATCCTCATCATCCTCCTCTTCATCATCCTCCTCGTCATCCGATTCCGGCCTCTCATTACCCTCAGCATCCATCTTATCCAAATACTTCAACGACCTAATCAAACCAAAAACCCTAGATCGATAATCCTTAACCCTCGTAACCGGACACTCATATAGATCAAGAGAAACAAGCCTTAATTCAGCCAAAGGCCGAAGATCATCGATCTCCTGAATCCGATTATTCGATAAATCAAGGTCCCTAAGCGAGTTCAAACCAGCACCAACAATAAACTCAAGCCCACCAGCAATTCTATTATCCGATAAATTCAGCTTCTGCAGATTCCGTAGACGAGGAAACTCTTCCAGCGAGAAAACACCCGTATTCGCTATCGATAGATGCTCCAGGTTCTCAAATCGTTCGAAAATTGACGGAGGAGCCAATTTTCCATGCACACACTTAACGGCTCCGTCTAACGTTAGGGTTTTCACAGAAGCAAAATCACTCTCGCCGTTTAACGCCGTCTCCACCGCTTTTTCCCAAACTTCGTCCATCAACTCATACAAATTTTTTTCAGAAAACTACAGGAGGGACTAAACCGTAATATATACAAAATTTCAGGACTAAAAGTTGCAAACTCTcaaactttttcttcttcgtcGGCGCCGGAAACCtaattttctttctctctctaatttctctctctaaaaaacTTTCACTCTCTCACTTGATATATTGTGAGGGGAAAAAGAGTAAGCATGGTTTAGTTAACTAACTCGAAGTCATGGTTAAGATGTGTTTGTTGGGAGAGTGATTTACAGCCGTCGATTTTGAGAGACGCGGATTGATGACGTGGATGATAAATGAACGGTGGAGATTGAAGAACGGTGTGTTTCTTTTTCAAAAAGCAAATGGACTCGTTTTTGATGGGCATGACACGTCACTGTTGACGATGATATATCGGGGATGTTCAATATAAGCCCTTATCGTTCTCTATTATTATGGAAATGCCACTGGCCTAgaaactgttttttttttcttcttttccttttcctttttagattagaaaattaaaatctttattttttcgcCTAaaactaagggtgtgtttggtatgatggaaaatgttttccatgaaaaatattttcctgaaaaatattttcatggaaaataagttgattttctacttattttctcatatttagttggtgggtgaaaaatattttctagaaaatattttatggtgtttagttggtgatagaaaatatttttctaaaattatgatttcaattaaatagattatttatttattccgtCTCATGATTTATTTAAACAATCAATACTAGCTCTATGTAATTGAtacttgatcttgacttgataCAAACAATATAGCTCTTTGTATTTTCAACAGTAAATGTATGCATCTAATATAGAGGATGTAAAATTCATACTAACTTTTCATATTGGTaagattaattaataattatcataaataaATGCTAACAGCTAACTAATATTTCTACGTCCTCCGCGTAATCTTGAATACTGGGTGCTTCATTATGTACAACTATTACTGGGGTTGAGCTAAAATACTTTTGTACAACTATGCCAACACTCATCATGTACACATTATATAGACACACAACTAACATTAAACAAAGAATATAAACTTCATGATTTAAGAAAAGCATTGGATCTATAAAGCAATTTTGAAGAACACTGAATAGCATTGGCAAGTTAtccagaaaaataaataaaaggtcCATCGGCACGCCCACAGATCCGTCAAGTCGTT
Proteins encoded in this window:
- the LOC107868143 gene encoding acidic leucine-rich nuclear phosphoprotein 32-related protein codes for the protein MDEVWEKAVETALNGESDFASVKTLTLDGAVKCVHGKLAPPSIFERFENLEHLSIANTGVFSLEEFPRLRNLQKLNLSDNRIAGGLEFIVGAGLNSLRDLDLSNNRIQEIDDLRPLAELRLVSLDLYECPVTRVKDYRSRVFGLIRSLKYLDKMDAEGNERPESDDEEDDEEEDDEDDPGSGEVDGEDRPIRRENGHRVESEGVVDVDEDESDADEEETEITRGSNGSKGEGSSHSNGFRVGEAGSDGEDDDDEDEDEDEDDEDEDFVEEIDEEGDEDDVVEVHEIEDSDEDEEEDGVEDDEDDDDEEDEEEVDNDDGDTAEPESTGRLNSTEGEIDGHEHGEDDSDEDDDGETGEEEQGVEEDGNFDDDEDAEDEEEDNGNGYLVQPVGHVEVDDADGSDVEPVNGDEDPDLEEDLEDEEDDYSEVQELLPSSSQKRKRDDEDDDGGEDDDEERTKSSKHR